AGCGATCGCGGTGGCGGAGTCGGGCGTCCGCGGTGTCGAGGATGCCGTGCACTACGCGTCCCAGGGTGCGCAAGCGCTCCTGGTGGGCGAGGCTCTCGTCACGACCGAGGACCCCCGCCGGCTGCTGCAGGACTTCCGCGAGGCCGGCACGCGGGCCATGCCGGCACGGCGCGGCTGAACAGCTCTACGAACACGCCCGGCGATGCCCACGCGGCGTCGCCGGTCCGAACCGAAACACAGAGGACGGTGAGCGCGATGGCGGAGAACGCATCGCAGAACCCCGGGCAGGGCGCGGCTGAAGAGCAGGCGTTCGGGGACCCCGCTGAGGCATTCCTGGCGGGACGGCAGGCGGAGCAGCCCGACGGCGGCAGCGCCGCGGACCGAGGCCCGCTGCGTCACGCGGAAGGACCGTACTTCGGTGAATACGGCGGCCGCTGGATGCCCGAGTCCCTCATCGCCGCTCTGGACGAGCTGGAAGACACCTTCAACAAGGCCCGGCTGGATCCCGATTTCCTCGCGGAGATTTCCGAGCTGAACAAGAACTACTCGGGCCGCCCGAGCCTGCTCACCGAGGCCAAGCGCTTCTCCGAGCACGCCGGTGGCGCCCGCGTCTTCCTCAAGCGCGAAGACCTCAACCACACCGGTTCGCACAAGATCAACAACGTGCTGGGCCAGGCCCTGCTGGCCAAGCGCATGGGCAAGACCCGCGTGATCGCGGAGACCGGCGCGGGACAGCACGGCGTCGCCTCGGCCACCGCCGCCGCCCTCATGGGCTTGGAGTGCGTCGTCTACATGGGCGCCGAGGACTGCCGCCGGCAGGCCCTCAACGTGGCCCGCATGCAGCTGCTGGGCGCCACGGTCATTCCCGTCACGAACGGCTCCCAGACGCTGAAGGACGCCATCAACGAGGCGCTGCGCGACTGGGTGACCAACGTCGACACCACGCACTACCTGCTCGGCACGGCGGCCGGAGCCCACCCGTTCCCGGCCATGGTCCGCTTCTTCCACGAGGTCATCGGCGACGAGGCCCGCGAGCAGATCCTGACCCAGACCGGCCGTCTGCCGGACGCGGTCTGTGCCTGCATCGGCGGCGGTTCGAACGCGATCGGCATCTTCCACGGCTTCCTGGACGACCCCGAGGTCGCCATCTACGGCTTCGAGGCCGGCGGCGACGGCGTGGAGACCGGACGGCATGCGGCCACCATCACGCTCGGCCGCCCGGGCGTGTTGCACGGCGCGCGCTCCTACCTGATGCAGGACGAGGACGGCCAGACCGTGGAGTCTCACTCCATCTCCGCCGGCCTGGACTACCCGGGCGTCGGCCCGGAGCACTCCTACCTGCACGACATCGGCCGCGTGACCTATGAGCCGATCACGGACACCGAGGCGATGGACGCCTTCAAGCTGCTGTCGCAGACCGAGGGCATCATCCCGGCCATCGAGTCCTCCCACGCCCTCGCCGGCGCCATCAAGGTCGGCCGGCGGCTGACCGAGGGCAAGGAGGACCCCAGCGAGGTCATCATCGTGGTCAACCTGTCGGGCCGCGGTGACAAGGACGTCCAGACCGCCGCCGAATGGTTCGACATGCTCGACGAGGACGGGAACGTCCGCGGCACCACGCTTTCCACACGTCACAGCACCACGGGTGAGGAGTCCCTGGCATGATCCACTCCAAGGCCGCGGCCGCCATCGACAAGGCGAAGGCCGAGGGGCGCTCCGCCCTGATCGGCTACCTGCCTGCCGGATACCCGGATGTCCAGACGAGCATCGACGCCGGCATCGCCCTGGCGAAGAATGGTGCGGACATCATCGAGATCGGCATCCCGTACTCGGACCCCGTCATGGACGGCCCGGTCATCCAGGCCGCGACCACCGAGGCTCTCGCGAACGGCTTCCACGTGGCGAGCGTCTTCGACGTCGTCAAGGGCATCACCGAGGCGAGCGATGCCGCCGTCGTGGTCATGACCTACTGGAACCCGGTCATGCGGCTGGGCGTCGACGAGTTCGCACGCCGCCTGGCGGAAGCCGGGGGAGCGGGCCTGGTCACGCCGGACCTCATCCCCGACGAGGCTGCCGAGTGGGTCGCCGCCTCGGACAAGTACTCGCTGGACCGCATCTTCCTGGTGGCGCCGTCCTCCACGCCGGAGCGCCTCAGCATGACGGTCCAGGCGAGCCGCGGCTTCGTGTACGCCGTCTCGGTCATGGGCGTCACCGGCGCCCGCGGCGCCGTGAGCAACCTCGCCGAGAGCCTCGTGGCAGCCACCCACGCCGCCGGCGCAGAACGCGTGTGCGTCGGGCTGGGCGTGTCCCGGGCCGAGCACGTCCGGGAGATCGCCTCCTATGCCGATGGCGTGATCGTGGGCTCCGCCCTGGTCTCGGCACTCCGCGATGGCGGCGTCCCCGCCGTCGCACAGCTCACTCAGGAACTCAGCGCCGGATTCACCCCGGCCGGATAGGAACCCGGTATGCAGACCGCCCTGATGGCGACCCAGCTCCCTGCCAGCATCCCCAGCCCCAGCTGGTCGGGGTTCGAGCTGGGACCGCTCAGCATCAGGGCGTACGCCCTGTGCATCCTGCTCGGCATCGTGGTGGGCCTCTGGCTCACCGCGGTGCGCTGGAAGCGCCGCGGCACGCCCGAGGGCAGCCTGTGGGACATCGCCATCTGGGCGATCCCGTTCGGCATCATCGGCGGTCGCCTCTACCATGTCTTCTCCTCGCCCGCGCAGTACTTCGGCCCGAACTTCGACGGCACGGGTGACCTCAGCCTGATCCCTCAGATCTGGCGCGGCGGCCTGGGCATCTGGGGCGCGGTGGTCCTGGGTGCGGTCGGCGCCTGGATCGGCTGCCGCCGGTCCGGGGTGAAGCTGAGCGCGTTCATGGACGCGGCGGCGCCCGGCCTGCTGCTCGCCCAGGCGATCGGCCGCTGGGGCAACTGGTTCAACCAGGAGCTCTTCGGCGCTCCCACGGACCTGCCGTGGGGCCTGCAGATCGACCCGCAGAACCCGAACTTCCCCGCGGACGCGGCTCCGGGCACGCTGTTCCACCCGACGTTCCTCTACGAGAGCCTCTGGAACCTGGTCGGCGTCGTCATCCTCCTGCTGCTGGACCGCCGGTTCCACTTCCGCCGCGCCCGCCTCTTCGCCCTGTACGCCGCGTACTACTGCCTGGGCCGCGTCTGGATCGAACTGCTCCGGATCGACGACGCCGAGCACATCACCCTCTTCGGCGTCACCACCCGCCTCAACGTCTGGACGAGCATCTTCGTCCTCATCGCGGCTCTCCTGTACTTCGTGATCGCCGGATTCGGGCGCTCGAAGCGGGGCGACACCCCGTACCTGAAGGGTCGCGAGCCGGAGCCCGAGGCGCCGGCCGACAGTCATGAACCGGAAGTTACCATCCAGGATGCGGAAGGTTCCGTCTCAGATGGTGGTCCTCGTGGTAGTGTCGCTGCAACACCGAGCGATGCTGCAACCGATGATGACCCTGCAGCAGCCCAGCCCGAAGCGGACGCCACCCCCCAGTCCGCGGGCCCGGAAGCCTCCTCCTCGTCCACCGACCAGGAATCCCGGAACTGAATCCAGCCACGGCCCCGCCCCGTCACGACGGGGGCGGCCTGATGCCGCCCCTCAGAGGGGTGTAACCATTCGTTCGGTGACCGCTGGTGACCTACAATCGCTAGTATCAATCGCCTTGTTGCGCTCGTCACAATGACGCGCGAACGACTGGGGCCAATGTTGTCCCCTCCACCAGCTCGACCAGGAGGAAGGACGCTCCGTCATGACTCATACGCGGCACCACGCACCCGAAGTGGAACCGGCAGCCCCCGGGCAGCCGGAGAACCCCTTCGTGCGGTTCGCGGCTCAGCCTGCCGCCTCAGGGCTTTACCGCCCCGAGGAGGAGAAGGACGCCTGTGGCCTCGCCATCATCGCCACCTTGCGCGGTGAACCCGGCTACGACATCGTGGCCAACGCCCTCCATGCCCTGCGGAGCCTCGAGCACCGCGGCGCCGTCGGCGCTGACGAAGGCACCGGCGACGGCGCCGGTCTTCTGACACAGATCCCCGACGAATTCTTCCGCGCGGTTCTCGACTTCGAGCTTCCTGCTCAGGGCCAGTACGCAGTCGGCACCGCCTTCCTCCCGGCGATCCCGGCCGAAGCCGACGCCGCCCGTCAGGGCATCGAAGGCCTGGCCGGCGAAGAGGGCCTCTCCGTCATCGGCTGGCGCGAGGTTCCGATCCGCGCAGAGCTGGTCGGTTCCATGGCCCGCGCCTGCATGCCGTTCTTCGCCCAGCCGTTCTTCGCGGCGATCGACGGCGCCGAACTGAGCCGCGACGAGCTGGACCGCCGCGTCTGGCGCATCCGCAAGCGCGCCCAGAACCGTTTCGGCGTGTACTTCCCGTCGCTGTCGAGCCGCACCATCGTCTACAAGGGGATGCTCACCACGGCTCAGCTCGAGCCGTTCTACCCGGACCTCTCGGACACACGTTTCAAGAGCAAGCTCGCGATCGTGCACTCGCGCTTCTCCACGAACACCTTCCCGTCCTGGCCGCTCGCCCAGCCGTTCCGGACGATCGCCCACAACGGTGAGATCAACACCGTGAAGGGCAACCGGAACTGGATGCGCGCCCGCCAGTCGCAGCTGGCCAGTCCGCTGCTCGGCAGCTCCCCGGAGGACTTGTACCCGATCTGCACCCCGGGCGCCTCGGACTCCGCGTCCTTCGACGAGGTCGCCGAGCTCCTCTGGCTGTCCGGCCGTCCCATCAGCCACGCGATCATGATGATGATCCCGGAGGCGTGGGAGAACCACACCGCCATGGACCCGGCACGCCGCGCGTTCTACGAGTACCACTCCATGCTCATGGAGCCGTGGGACGGCCCTGCCGCCGTGTCCTTCACGGACGGCAACCTCGTCGGTGCGACGCTGGACCGCAACGGTCTTCGCCCCGGCCGCTACTGGATCACCGAGGACGGCATGATCGTCTTCGCGTCCGAGGTGGGCGTCCTGGACATCGAGCCGTCGAAGGTGGTCAAGAAGGGCCGCGTCTCGCCGGGCAAGATGTTCCTGGTCGACACGGGTGAAGGCCGCATCATCGCCGACGAGGAGGTCAAGGCCGAGATCGCCGCCTCGAACCCGTGGGCCGAATGGGTGGAGCAGAACCTCGTCAAGCTGGACGACCTCCCCGAGCGTGAACACGTGGTCCACACCCCGGCGTCGGTCAACATCCGCCAGCGGACCTTCGGCTACACCACCGAGGAACTGAAGATCCTGCTCGGGCCCATGGCCCGCACCGGCGCGGAACCGCTCGGCGCGATGGGCTCGGACACCCCGGTCGCGGTGCTCTCCGAGCGCCCCCGCGTCCTGTTCGACTACTTCGTGCAGTCCTTCGCCCAGGTGACCAACCCTCCGCTGGACGCCATCCGCGAAGAGCTCGTGACCTCCATGCGCTGCGCCGTCGGACCCAATGGCAACATGCTGGACACCGGCCTCATCCGCCAGCCGCAGATCGCCCTGCCCTACCCCGTGATCAACAACGACCAGCTGTCGAAGATCGCGAACATGGAGAACGCCGACGGCGACCGCGTGGCCATGAAGGTCCGCGGGCTCTACCGCCCCGAGGGCGGCGAGCAGGCCCTCCGCACGCGCATCAAGGAGATCTGTGAGCAGATCTCCAGCGCGATCAACCGTGGCGTCCAGTACGTGGTGCTCTCGGACCGTGACTCGAACGCCCAGTGGGCGCCGATCCCGTCGCTCCTGCTGCTGTCCGCCGTGCACCACCACCTGCTGCGCAGCGCGAACCGCACCAAGACCGCCCTGCTGGTCGAGGCCGGCGACGTCCGCGAAGTCCACCACGTGGCCGTGCTGATCGGCTACGGCGCGTCCGCGGTCAACCCGTACCTTGCTATGGAGAGTGTCGAAGAGCTCATCCGCACGGGCGAGCTGTGCGGTGTCACGCCGGAGACCGGTGTCTACAACCTGATCAAGGGCCTCGGCAAGGGTGTCCTGAAGATCATGTCCAAGATGGGCATCTCGACCGTGGCGTCCTACTGCGGCGCGCAGACCTTCGAAGCCCTGGGTCTCTCCCAGGACCTGGTCGATGAGTTCTTCTCCGGCACCCACTCCCAGCTGGGTGGCGTCGGCCTGGACGTCATCGCCCAGGAGGTGCTCACCCGGCACCGCTTCGCGTACCCGGAAGAGGGCATCGAGCTCCCGCACAGCCCGCTCAACGGCGGCGGCGAGTACCAGTGGCGCCGCGATGGTGAGCCGCACCTGTTCAACCCGGAGACGGTGTTCCGCCTGCAGCACTCCACGCGGGAGCGCCGCTACGACATCTTCAAGGAGTACACGCGCGGGATCGACGATCAGTCGGGCAAGCTCATGACGCTCCGCGGGCTCCTGAAGTTCAAGGAGGGTCTGCGCCCGTCCGTGCCGCTCGAGGAGGTCGAGCCGGTCTCCTCGATCGTCAAGCGCTTCTCCACGGGCGCCATGAGCTATGGCTCCATCTCCAAGGAGGCGCACGAGACGCTCGCCATCGCCATGAACCGTCTGGGCGCCAAGTCCAACACGGGTGAGGGCGGCGAGGATGTGGACCGCCTGCTGGATCCGGAGCGCCGCTCCGCGATCAAGCAGATCGCGTCCGGTCGTTTCGGTGTCACGAGCCTGTACCTGAGCAACGCCGACGACATCCAGATCAAGATGGCCCAGGGCGCCAAGCCGGGTGAGGGCGGACAGCTCATGGCCCAGAAGGTGTACCCCTGGGTGGCTCGCACGCGGCACTCGACGCCCGGCGTCGGGCTCATCTCCCCGCCGCCGCACCATGACATCTATTCGATCGAGGACCTCGCGCAGCTGATCTACGACGCCAAGCGGTCGAACCCGTCCGCCCGCGTCCACGTGAAGCTGGTCTCCGAGGTCGGCATCGGCACCGTGGCGTCCGGCGTGACCAAGGCGAAGGCCGACGTCGTGCTCATCTCGGGCCACGACGGCGGCACGGGCGCCTCGCCGCTCAACTCGCTCAAGCACGCGGGTGTGCCGTGGGAGCTCGGCCTGGCCGAGACCCAGCAGACCCTGATGCTCAACAACTTGCGCGAGCGCGTGGTCGTCCAGGTGGACGGCCAGCTCAAGACCGGGCGTGACGTGGTCATCGCGGCGCTCCTGGGCGCCGAGGAATACGGCTTCGCCACGGCGCCGCTCGTGGTGTCCGGCTGCATCATGATGCGCGTCTGCCACCTCGACACCTGCCCCGTGGGCGTCGCGACGCAGAACCCCGAGCTGCGGTCCCGGTTCACGGGCAAGCCGGAGTTCGTGGTGAACTTCTTCGAGTTCCTGGCGGAGGAGGTGCGCGAGATCCTCGCCGAGCTCGGTTTCCGGACCCTGGACGAGGCGATCGGGCACTCCGAATATCTGGACAAGGAAGCGGCGATCACCCATTGGAAGGCCTCTGGCCTGGATCTCGACCCGATCCTCAACGGCCTGGACTTCGATGAGGACGCCCCGCTGCGCAACACCACCGGCCAGAACCACGAACTGGACCAGCACTTCGACCAGCAGCTCATCCGTCTCTCGGCGGACGCCCTGGAACGCCGCGAGCCCGTCAAGATCACGCTCGGCGTGGTCAACACCGACCGCTCCGTGGGCACGATGCTGGGCCACGTGGTCACGAAGACGTTCGGGGTGGACACTCTCGCCCCGGACACGATCGACATCACCCTGACGGGCACGGCCGGTCAGTCGCTCGGCGCCTTCCTGCCGGCCGGCGTCACGCTGCGGCTCGACGGCGACTCGAACGACTACGTCGGCAAGGGCCTGTCCGGCGGCCGAATCATCGTCCGCCCGGACCGCCAGAACGTCTTCCCAGCGGAGCGGAACGTGATCGCGGGCAACGTGATCGGCTACGGCGCCACGAGCGGTGAGATCTACCTGCGCGGTCAGGTCGGCGAACGCTTCCTGGTCCGCAACTCCGGCGCCACCGCGGTGGTCGAGGGGATCGGTGATCACGGCTGCGAGTACATGACCGGTGGTCAGACGCTGATCCTGGGCCGCACGGGCCGCAACTTCGGCGCCGGCATGTCCGGCGGCACGGCCTACGTGCTGGACCTGCGCCCCGAGAAGGTCAACAAGGAGGCGCTGGAGAACGGCGAGCTCAAGCTCCTGGAGCTCGACGCCGAGGACCGTGACATCGTGCACGGCCTGCTCAAGCGTCACGCGGAGGAGACCGGATCCCAGCTGGCCGCGCGCCTGCTGGAGAACTTTGACGACACGGCCGCACGGGTGACCAAGGTCCTGCCCCGCGACTACGCGGCCGTACTGCAGACTCGACTGGACGCCCTCGAAGAGGGTCTCGACCCGGATGGCGAAGAGGTCTGGTCCCGTATTTTGGAGGTAACCGGTGGCTGATCCCCGTGGCTTTTTGAAGGTCCGCGAACGCGAGACCCAGCCTCGCCGCCCCGTTCCGGTCCGCATCATGGACTGGAAGGAAGTGTATGAGGCACAGGAGAAGGGCGTCTTGAAGAGCCAGGCCGGCCGGTGCATGGACTGCGGCGTGCCGTTCTGTCACCAGGGCTGTCCTCTGGGCAACCTCATCCCGGAGTGGAACGACCTCGTATGGCGGGACCGTGGTCAGGAGGCCATCGAGCGCCTGCACGCCACCAACAACTTCCCGGAGTTCACGGGTCGTCTGTGCCCCGCCCCCTGCGAGTCGTCCTGCGTGCTGGGCATCAACCAGCCCGCCGTGACGATCAAGCAGGTGGAGGTCTCCATCATCGACCAGGCGTTCGAGGAGGGCTGGGTCACGCCTCTGCCGCCCACCCGTCTGACCGGCAAGACGGTGGCCGTGGTCGGGTCCGGCCCGGCCGGCCTCGCCGTCGCGCAGCAGCTCACCCGCGTGGGCCACACCGTGGCCGTGTACGAACGGGACGACAAGATCGGCGGCCTGCTGCGGTACGGCATCCCGGACTTCAAGATGGAGAAGGACCACCTGGACCGTCGTCTGGAGCAGATGAAGGCCGAGGGCACCCGCTTCCGTCCGGGCGTCAACGTGGGCGTCGACGTCACGTGGGAGCAGCTGCGCCGCCGCTACGACGCCGTCGTGGTCACCACCGGTGCCACGGTGCCCCGTGACCTTCCGATCCCCGGCCGTGAGCTGTCCGGCGTGCACTACGCCATGGACTACCTGGTGCCCTCCAACCGCGTGGTGGCGGGGGAGCAGCCCGAGAACCACATCGACGCCCGCGGCAAGCACGTGGTCATCCTCGGTGGCGGTGACACGGGCGCCGACTGCATCGGCACCGCCCACCGACAGCAGGCCGCCTCCGTGACGACGCTCGCGATCGGCAAGCAGCCGCCCGCCGAGCGCCCCGCGCACCAGCCGTGGCCGCTGTTCCCCACCCTGTTCGAGGTGGCCAGTGCCCATGAGGAAGGCGGTGAGCGCACCTACCTGGCGTCCACCGTCGAGTTCGTGGGCGAGAACGGTCAGCTCACGGGGATCAAGGTCGCGGAGACCGAGTTCGTGGACGGCAAGCGCCTGCCGAAGGCGGGCACCGAACGGATCATCCCGGCCGACCTGGTCTTCCTCGCTCTCGGATTCACCGGCGCCGAGCCGGCCGGGATCACCGAGCAGATCAAGGCGGAGTTCGACGGCCGCGGCAATGTCAGCCGCGACGCCGAGTACATGACCAGCACGGAAGGCGTCTTCGTTGCCGGCGACGCCGGCCGTGGGCAGTCACTGATCGTGTGGGCCATCGCCGAAGGCCGTGCCTGCGCGGCTTCGGTGGACAGGTTCCTGACCGGGGGCACCATCCTCCCGGCCCCCGTGGCACCCACCGATCGAGCGATCTCGCTGCTTTAGGCCCAAAGGCCTGCACGAGATTTTCAGCAGAAGTCAACCTTCCGTAAAAAGCGATGAACTAGGTTAGGTATATGAGACGCGCAAAGATTGTGGCCACTTTCGGCCCCGCCCTGGGCACTTATGAGAAGGCCCTCGAGGTCATCCAGGCGGGCATGAACGTGGCCCGCCTGAACATGAGCCACGGCGATCACTCCATGCACGATGTGAACTACGAGAACATCCGCAAGGCTTCGTCGATGCTCGGTGTCGCCGTGGGCATCATGGCGGACCTTCAGGGGCCCAAGATCCGCCTGGGCAAGTTCGTCAACGATGAGAAGCACTTCCTGGAGGTGGGGGACCAGTTCACCATCACCACCGAGAACGTGCCGGGCACCAAGGAGATCTGCTCCACCACGCTCAAGAGCCTGACCGAGGACGTCCGTCCGGGTGACACGCTCCTGATCGACGACGGCAAGGTCGCCCTGCGCGCCGTGAGCGTCGACGAGATCAAGGTCGTCGCCGAGGTGACCGTTCCGGGCTACGTGTCCAACAACAAGGGCATCAACCTGCCCGGCGTCGCCGTGAACGTCCCCGCCCTGAGCGAGAAGGACGAGACCGACCTCCGCTGGGCGCTGCAGCGCGGCGTCGACATGATCGCGCTGTCCTTCGTGCGTGACGCCAAGGACATCACCCGCGTGCACGAGATCATGGAGGAGGAAGGCCGGAAGATCCCGGTCATCGCCAAGATCGAGAA
This portion of the Arthrobacter woluwensis genome encodes:
- the gltB gene encoding glutamate synthase large subunit, translated to MTHTRHHAPEVEPAAPGQPENPFVRFAAQPAASGLYRPEEEKDACGLAIIATLRGEPGYDIVANALHALRSLEHRGAVGADEGTGDGAGLLTQIPDEFFRAVLDFELPAQGQYAVGTAFLPAIPAEADAARQGIEGLAGEEGLSVIGWREVPIRAELVGSMARACMPFFAQPFFAAIDGAELSRDELDRRVWRIRKRAQNRFGVYFPSLSSRTIVYKGMLTTAQLEPFYPDLSDTRFKSKLAIVHSRFSTNTFPSWPLAQPFRTIAHNGEINTVKGNRNWMRARQSQLASPLLGSSPEDLYPICTPGASDSASFDEVAELLWLSGRPISHAIMMMIPEAWENHTAMDPARRAFYEYHSMLMEPWDGPAAVSFTDGNLVGATLDRNGLRPGRYWITEDGMIVFASEVGVLDIEPSKVVKKGRVSPGKMFLVDTGEGRIIADEEVKAEIAASNPWAEWVEQNLVKLDDLPEREHVVHTPASVNIRQRTFGYTTEELKILLGPMARTGAEPLGAMGSDTPVAVLSERPRVLFDYFVQSFAQVTNPPLDAIREELVTSMRCAVGPNGNMLDTGLIRQPQIALPYPVINNDQLSKIANMENADGDRVAMKVRGLYRPEGGEQALRTRIKEICEQISSAINRGVQYVVLSDRDSNAQWAPIPSLLLLSAVHHHLLRSANRTKTALLVEAGDVREVHHVAVLIGYGASAVNPYLAMESVEELIRTGELCGVTPETGVYNLIKGLGKGVLKIMSKMGISTVASYCGAQTFEALGLSQDLVDEFFSGTHSQLGGVGLDVIAQEVLTRHRFAYPEEGIELPHSPLNGGGEYQWRRDGEPHLFNPETVFRLQHSTRERRYDIFKEYTRGIDDQSGKLMTLRGLLKFKEGLRPSVPLEEVEPVSSIVKRFSTGAMSYGSISKEAHETLAIAMNRLGAKSNTGEGGEDVDRLLDPERRSAIKQIASGRFGVTSLYLSNADDIQIKMAQGAKPGEGGQLMAQKVYPWVARTRHSTPGVGLISPPPHHDIYSIEDLAQLIYDAKRSNPSARVHVKLVSEVGIGTVASGVTKAKADVVLISGHDGGTGASPLNSLKHAGVPWELGLAETQQTLMLNNLRERVVVQVDGQLKTGRDVVIAALLGAEEYGFATAPLVVSGCIMMRVCHLDTCPVGVATQNPELRSRFTGKPEFVVNFFEFLAEEVREILAELGFRTLDEAIGHSEYLDKEAAITHWKASGLDLDPILNGLDFDEDAPLRNTTGQNHELDQHFDQQLIRLSADALERREPVKITLGVVNTDRSVGTMLGHVVTKTFGVDTLAPDTIDITLTGTAGQSLGAFLPAGVTLRLDGDSNDYVGKGLSGGRIIVRPDRQNVFPAERNVIAGNVIGYGATSGEIYLRGQVGERFLVRNSGATAVVEGIGDHGCEYMTGGQTLILGRTGRNFGAGMSGGTAYVLDLRPEKVNKEALENGELKLLELDAEDRDIVHGLLKRHAEETGSQLAARLLENFDDTAARVTKVLPRDYAAVLQTRLDALEEGLDPDGEEVWSRILEVTGG
- the trpA gene encoding tryptophan synthase subunit alpha — protein: MIHSKAAAAIDKAKAEGRSALIGYLPAGYPDVQTSIDAGIALAKNGADIIEIGIPYSDPVMDGPVIQAATTEALANGFHVASVFDVVKGITEASDAAVVVMTYWNPVMRLGVDEFARRLAEAGGAGLVTPDLIPDEAAEWVAASDKYSLDRIFLVAPSSTPERLSMTVQASRGFVYAVSVMGVTGARGAVSNLAESLVAATHAAGAERVCVGLGVSRAEHVREIASYADGVIVGSALVSALRDGGVPAVAQLTQELSAGFTPAG
- a CDS encoding glutamate synthase subunit beta — translated: MADPRGFLKVRERETQPRRPVPVRIMDWKEVYEAQEKGVLKSQAGRCMDCGVPFCHQGCPLGNLIPEWNDLVWRDRGQEAIERLHATNNFPEFTGRLCPAPCESSCVLGINQPAVTIKQVEVSIIDQAFEEGWVTPLPPTRLTGKTVAVVGSGPAGLAVAQQLTRVGHTVAVYERDDKIGGLLRYGIPDFKMEKDHLDRRLEQMKAEGTRFRPGVNVGVDVTWEQLRRRYDAVVVTTGATVPRDLPIPGRELSGVHYAMDYLVPSNRVVAGEQPENHIDARGKHVVILGGGDTGADCIGTAHRQQAASVTTLAIGKQPPAERPAHQPWPLFPTLFEVASAHEEGGERTYLASTVEFVGENGQLTGIKVAETEFVDGKRLPKAGTERIIPADLVFLALGFTGAEPAGITEQIKAEFDGRGNVSRDAEYMTSTEGVFVAGDAGRGQSLIVWAIAEGRACAASVDRFLTGGTILPAPVAPTDRAISLL
- the trpB gene encoding tryptophan synthase subunit beta, producing MAENASQNPGQGAAEEQAFGDPAEAFLAGRQAEQPDGGSAADRGPLRHAEGPYFGEYGGRWMPESLIAALDELEDTFNKARLDPDFLAEISELNKNYSGRPSLLTEAKRFSEHAGGARVFLKREDLNHTGSHKINNVLGQALLAKRMGKTRVIAETGAGQHGVASATAAALMGLECVVYMGAEDCRRQALNVARMQLLGATVIPVTNGSQTLKDAINEALRDWVTNVDTTHYLLGTAAGAHPFPAMVRFFHEVIGDEAREQILTQTGRLPDAVCACIGGGSNAIGIFHGFLDDPEVAIYGFEAGGDGVETGRHAATITLGRPGVLHGARSYLMQDEDGQTVESHSISAGLDYPGVGPEHSYLHDIGRVTYEPITDTEAMDAFKLLSQTEGIIPAIESSHALAGAIKVGRRLTEGKEDPSEVIIVVNLSGRGDKDVQTAAEWFDMLDEDGNVRGTTLSTRHSTTGEESLA
- the lgt gene encoding prolipoprotein diacylglyceryl transferase, whose product is MQTALMATQLPASIPSPSWSGFELGPLSIRAYALCILLGIVVGLWLTAVRWKRRGTPEGSLWDIAIWAIPFGIIGGRLYHVFSSPAQYFGPNFDGTGDLSLIPQIWRGGLGIWGAVVLGAVGAWIGCRRSGVKLSAFMDAAAPGLLLAQAIGRWGNWFNQELFGAPTDLPWGLQIDPQNPNFPADAAPGTLFHPTFLYESLWNLVGVVILLLLDRRFHFRRARLFALYAAYYCLGRVWIELLRIDDAEHITLFGVTTRLNVWTSIFVLIAALLYFVIAGFGRSKRGDTPYLKGREPEPEAPADSHEPEVTIQDAEGSVSDGGPRGSVAATPSDAATDDDPAAAQPEADATPQSAGPEASSSSTDQESRN